A part of Desulfotomaculum nigrificans DSM 574 genomic DNA contains:
- a CDS encoding ribose-phosphate diphosphokinase, which produces MSSGSKRLKIFAGNANPELAREICQYLGVSVGDAQVLRFSDGEIRVKVDESVRGADTFIIQPTCTPVNENLMELLIMVDALRRASARRITAVIPYYGYARQDRKTRARDPITAKLVANILTASGCRRMVTMDLHAGQIQGFFDIPVDHLPGVPILAEYFRESLDGDVVVVSPDIGGVTRARDLAERIGAPLAIIDKRRPEPNVAEVTNIIGNIKGKTVIMIDDIIDTAGTITKGAAALMERGAREIHVCCTHAVLSGPAIQRLEESVIKQVVVTNTIPLPPEKMIDKIKVLSVAPLLGEAIIRIHEDLSVSKLFS; this is translated from the coding sequence ATGTCTTCCGGTAGCAAAAGATTAAAGATATTTGCGGGTAATGCTAACCCGGAATTGGCCAGGGAAATTTGTCAATACCTGGGGGTTTCCGTGGGGGATGCGCAGGTTTTACGATTCAGTGACGGTGAGATTCGGGTTAAAGTGGATGAGAGTGTGCGGGGTGCTGATACTTTTATCATTCAACCCACTTGCACGCCGGTAAACGAGAATTTAATGGAATTATTAATTATGGTAGATGCCCTGCGCCGGGCTTCCGCCCGCCGTATTACCGCAGTCATACCTTATTACGGTTATGCCCGGCAGGATCGCAAAACCAGAGCCAGGGACCCCATTACTGCCAAATTGGTGGCTAATATACTTACGGCCAGCGGCTGCCGGAGGATGGTAACCATGGATCTACACGCTGGCCAGATTCAAGGCTTTTTTGATATTCCGGTAGATCATTTGCCCGGGGTACCTATTTTAGCTGAGTATTTCCGTGAATCCTTGGATGGAGATGTAGTAGTAGTGTCCCCGGATATTGGCGGGGTTACCAGAGCCAGAGATCTGGCCGAGCGCATCGGTGCGCCGTTGGCCATCATTGATAAACGCCGTCCGGAGCCAAACGTGGCCGAGGTAACTAACATTATCGGTAACATTAAAGGAAAAACCGTCATCATGATTGATGACATTATTGATACAGCCGGCACCATTACCAAAGGGGCCGCCGCTTTGATGGAGCGGGGGGCCAGGGAAATTCATGTTTGCTGCACCCACGCAGTTCTTTCGGGCCCGGCTATCCAGCGGTTAGAGGAATCTGTCATTAAACAAGTGGTGGTTACCAACACCATTCCGCTGCCACCGGAAAAAATGATTGATAAAATTAAGGTACTATCAGTGGCGCCGCTGTTGGGTGAAGCCATTATCCGCATTCATGAAGACCTTTCGGTGAGCAAATTGTTTTCCTAA
- a CDS encoding NIL domain-containing protein, translated as MAPHKIVLRFDSTTSDQPIIYHLVKDYDLMVNIVKAQINPHLEGTMVLDLDGEKYEEGIDYLRRQGITVHPLNQEVVRNNDRCTSCGACTCHCPAGALYMERPSMQVHFNGDKCVVCLQCLKVCPVRAMEVRI; from the coding sequence ATGGCACCCCATAAAATTGTTTTGCGTTTTGATTCCACCACTTCGGATCAGCCAATTATTTACCACTTGGTGAAAGATTACGATTTAATGGTTAATATAGTAAAGGCTCAGATCAACCCTCACCTGGAGGGAACCATGGTTTTGGATCTGGATGGGGAAAAATATGAAGAAGGTATTGACTACCTGCGCCGTCAAGGGATTACTGTGCATCCCTTAAATCAGGAAGTGGTGCGCAATAACGACCGCTGCACCAGTTGCGGGGCCTGTACTTGCCACTGCCCGGCGGGGGCCTTGTATATGGAGCGTCCCTCCATGCAGGTGCACTTCAATGGCGATAAATGTGTGGTTTGTTTACAATGTCTCAAGGTTTGCCCCGTTAGGGCCATGGAGGTAAGAATATAA
- the ltaE gene encoding low-specificity L-threonine aldolase, translating to MTIRTVDLRSDTITLPTDEMRAAMAKAVVGDDVYGEDPTVNQLEQEAAALVGKEAALFVPSGTMGNQIAVLTHTGRGDEVILDSEAHIYYYEVGGPAMLAGVQLQPVNGLLSDKGPELLKAALRSEDIHFPHTSLVCLENTFNRGGGTILPPNIMSEIYAIAKQRGLQVHVDGARIFNAAVSLGIDVREFTQYCDSVMFCLSKGLAAPVGSLLAGSKDFITRARKYRKALGGGMRQAGILAAAGLVALKSIDRLAEDHANAKRLAAGLAELPGLHIDPARVQTNIVIVEVKGRLTAAELVNQLAERGVKCSTFGPNLIRLVTHKDVAAEDIEYALAAAKEILC from the coding sequence ATGACTATTAGAACTGTAGATTTACGCAGTGACACCATTACCCTGCCCACAGATGAAATGCGGGCAGCCATGGCTAAGGCCGTGGTGGGTGATGACGTATATGGCGAAGACCCCACCGTCAACCAATTGGAGCAGGAAGCTGCGGCTCTGGTGGGTAAAGAGGCAGCATTGTTTGTTCCCTCCGGTACCATGGGTAACCAAATAGCAGTGTTAACACATACCGGCCGGGGTGATGAGGTAATTCTGGATAGCGAAGCTCACATATATTATTATGAGGTGGGCGGCCCGGCCATGTTAGCGGGCGTACAACTGCAGCCCGTAAACGGCTTGCTGTCGGACAAGGGGCCGGAGTTATTAAAGGCCGCCCTTAGATCCGAAGACATCCATTTCCCCCATACTTCTTTAGTCTGTTTGGAAAACACCTTTAACCGGGGTGGGGGTACCATTCTACCTCCTAATATAATGAGCGAAATCTATGCAATTGCTAAACAACGGGGACTGCAGGTGCATGTTGACGGGGCCCGGATTTTTAACGCCGCAGTCAGCCTGGGTATTGATGTCCGGGAATTTACCCAGTATTGTGATTCTGTTATGTTCTGCCTTTCCAAGGGACTAGCCGCTCCGGTGGGTTCCCTGCTTGCTGGCAGTAAAGATTTTATCACCCGGGCCCGTAAATATCGCAAAGCCCTGGGTGGTGGCATGCGCCAGGCCGGTATTTTAGCAGCCGCCGGGCTGGTGGCCTTAAAGTCCATAGACCGCCTGGCCGAAGATCATGCCAATGCCAAAAGGTTAGCTGCCGGATTGGCGGAGCTACCGGGCCTGCACATTGACCCGGCCAGGGTGCAAACCAATATTGTAATAGTGGAAGTTAAAGGCCGTCTCACCGCTGCCGAATTAGTCAACCAATTGGCAGAACGTGGGGTAAAATGCTCCACCTTTGGCCCTAACCTTATCCGTCTGGTGACCCATAAAGATGTTGCGGCAGAGGATATTGAGTATGCTCTGGCCGCTGCTAAGGAGATACTCTGCTAA
- a CDS encoding homocysteine biosynthesis protein codes for MGIERTYAEINARIKSGKAVVLTAEEVIGKVREQGLTKTAAEVDVVTTGTFGPMCSSGVFLNFGHSAPRMRMTRVWLNNVPAYTGVAAVDAYLGATEIPEDDPANSDFPGEFRYGGGHVIEDLVSGKRVKLKALSYGTDCYPRKEIETSITLDEINEAILFNPRNGYQNYNCAVNTSDKTIYTYMGTLKPRLGNAHYSTSGQLSPLMKDPNFATIGIGTRIFLGGGIGYVVWNGTQHFPGWLKDSEGNIVGSAGGTLAVLGDLKQMKPQWLRGTSFRGYGATLTVGLGIPIPILNEEILRFAALSDEELHAPIVDYSNNYPNRVGGNLGLVSYAQLKSGKITIDGKEVPTAPLSSYPKAREIAHTLKDWIQKGDFLLTEPVQLLPGPDAGLTGKTLEIRS; via the coding sequence TTGGGAATTGAACGTACCTATGCAGAAATTAACGCCCGGATTAAGTCGGGCAAAGCAGTAGTGCTCACCGCCGAGGAGGTAATCGGTAAAGTCAGAGAACAGGGATTAACTAAAACCGCTGCGGAAGTGGATGTGGTAACGACAGGAACCTTTGGGCCCATGTGCTCTTCTGGTGTCTTCTTAAACTTCGGGCACTCTGCGCCCCGGATGAGAATGACCAGGGTTTGGTTAAATAATGTGCCGGCTTACACCGGTGTGGCTGCGGTGGATGCCTACTTAGGGGCCACGGAAATTCCGGAAGATGACCCGGCCAACAGCGATTTCCCCGGTGAATTTCGTTACGGCGGTGGTCATGTTATTGAAGATTTAGTCAGCGGTAAACGGGTTAAGTTAAAGGCCTTATCCTACGGTACCGATTGCTACCCCCGGAAAGAGATTGAAACCAGCATCACCCTGGATGAAATTAATGAGGCCATTTTATTTAATCCCCGTAACGGTTATCAAAACTATAACTGTGCGGTAAATACCAGTGATAAGACCATTTATACTTATATGGGGACCCTGAAACCCCGGCTGGGCAATGCCCACTACTCCACCTCCGGCCAACTAAGTCCTTTGATGAAGGATCCCAACTTTGCCACCATTGGCATTGGCACCCGTATTTTCTTGGGCGGCGGTATCGGTTATGTAGTTTGGAACGGCACCCAGCATTTCCCCGGTTGGCTCAAGGACAGTGAGGGAAATATTGTAGGATCCGCGGGAGGAACCCTGGCGGTGTTAGGCGACTTGAAACAAATGAAGCCCCAGTGGCTCCGCGGCACCAGTTTCCGGGGTTACGGCGCCACCTTAACGGTAGGACTGGGAATACCTATTCCGATTTTAAATGAAGAAATTTTACGGTTTGCCGCTTTATCCGATGAGGAACTGCACGCGCCCATCGTGGATTACAGTAATAACTATCCTAACCGGGTAGGGGGTAATTTGGGCCTGGTTTCCTATGCCCAGCTTAAGTCCGGTAAAATCACCATAGACGGTAAGGAAGTGCCCACCGCGCCCCTTTCCAGTTATCCCAAGGCTAGGGAAATTGCCCATACCCTAAAGGACTGGATTCAAAAGGGTGATTTTCTGTTAACCGAACCGGTGCAGTTGTTGCCTGGACCTGATGCCGGACTAACCGGCAAAACCCTGGAGATCAGGTCATAA
- the spoVG gene encoding septation regulator SpoVG has translation MHVTDVRVRKVLQEGKMKAIVSVTLDDAFVIHDVKVVEGQNGLFVAMPSRKTPDGEFRDIAHPITSSAREIIQTAVLQAYKEAI, from the coding sequence TTGCACGTGACAGATGTGCGGGTACGGAAGGTACTTCAAGAAGGCAAAATGAAGGCCATTGTATCAGTTACTCTTGATGATGCATTTGTTATCCATGATGTTAAAGTGGTTGAAGGCCAAAATGGGTTATTTGTGGCTATGCCCAGCAGAAAGACTCCGGACGGAGAATTCCGAGACATTGCCCACCCCATTACTTCTTCGGCCCGCGAAATTATCCAAACTGCAGTACTGCAGGCCTACAAGGAAGCAATTTAA
- a CDS encoding UPF0280 family protein gives MTYTERTYRELHHQGDLIHFQVSIKETDLDIGVRRERFSPDLVRRVKEIISEQRTLLEEYIKGDPDFQTTLVPHQLRPGAPALAVAMAEAARLAGVGPMAAVAGAFAQYVGKDLARQSRDVIVENGGDIFLRSARPRKVGIFAGPSPFTNKIALEVQPWQTPLGICTSSGTVGHSLSFGKSDAVVILAPSAPLADAVATAAGNLVQTEADVQKAVDFAAKIPGVIGAVAIKGEKLAAWGQVKLVPMF, from the coding sequence TTGACTTATACCGAACGCACCTACCGTGAATTGCATCATCAGGGTGATTTAATTCATTTTCAAGTGAGCATTAAAGAAACCGACCTTGATATTGGTGTGCGGCGGGAACGATTTTCCCCGGACCTGGTGCGCCGGGTGAAAGAAATAATTAGTGAGCAGCGTACATTGCTGGAGGAATATATTAAAGGAGATCCGGATTTTCAAACCACCCTGGTGCCACATCAGCTGCGACCCGGTGCCCCGGCCTTGGCCGTAGCTATGGCAGAGGCGGCCCGATTGGCCGGAGTGGGGCCCATGGCTGCTGTGGCCGGGGCCTTTGCCCAGTATGTGGGTAAGGATCTGGCCCGGCAGTCCCGGGATGTGATTGTGGAAAACGGCGGCGATATTTTTCTTCGCTCTGCCCGGCCCCGCAAAGTAGGTATTTTTGCCGGGCCTTCACCCTTTACCAATAAAATTGCCCTGGAGGTACAACCCTGGCAGACACCGCTGGGTATTTGTACCTCCTCGGGTACCGTAGGACATTCCCTTAGTTTCGGTAAGTCAGATGCCGTTGTTATCCTGGCGCCATCGGCGCCTCTGGCTGATGCGGTGGCCACAGCAGCCGGTAACCTGGTGCAAACTGAGGCTGATGTACAAAAGGCGGTTGACTTTGCCGCCAAAATTCCAGGCGTAATTGGAGCTGTGGCCATCAAGGGAGAAAAGTTGGCCGCCTGGGGGCAGGTAAAACTGGTACCAATGTTTTGA
- a CDS encoding PRC-barrel domain-containing protein, which yields MRKSKKYVGMPVISLAEGQQIGTVKGLVVDPVQKKVAALIIEQKGWFKEQKFAPYGKVCSIGKDAITIDQSTHVEKGASLPEILKLYKEKLNLIGCRVMAENGTHLGIVDEYFVEENTGAIVGLELSGSLLDSFMKGRVFLDISFTRTIGKEMVVTSNEAIDNLVKVDGGLQETVKTFKNSTSQFLENTLQKTKEISSKTKEELESKTKELGNLTKDLGESLNRQLDKVRGKDRSEPVEDPVVVQDLPPEAARGEDNELTRAKPTEDKVEVVDLPPEAQLTREEEQAGETNESAVKNGDETEVKAEDPSADKK from the coding sequence ATGCGCAAGAGCAAAAAATATGTTGGGATGCCAGTTATTAGCCTTGCCGAAGGCCAGCAAATAGGTACAGTTAAGGGTTTGGTAGTGGATCCCGTCCAGAAGAAAGTTGCCGCCCTGATCATAGAGCAAAAAGGTTGGTTTAAAGAACAGAAATTTGCTCCCTATGGAAAGGTCTGCAGCATAGGTAAAGATGCCATTACCATTGACCAAAGCACTCACGTGGAAAAGGGCGCCAGTTTACCCGAGATTCTTAAACTGTATAAGGAAAAATTAAATCTTATTGGCTGCCGGGTCATGGCTGAAAACGGCACTCATCTGGGTATTGTGGATGAATATTTTGTGGAAGAAAACACCGGTGCCATTGTGGGTCTGGAACTGTCCGGCAGCCTGCTGGACAGCTTTATGAAAGGCAGAGTATTTTTAGACATTAGTTTCACCCGGACCATCGGTAAGGAAATGGTGGTTACCTCCAACGAAGCCATTGATAATCTGGTTAAAGTTGACGGGGGACTACAAGAAACAGTTAAAACCTTTAAAAACAGCACCAGCCAATTTTTAGAAAACACACTGCAAAAAACTAAAGAAATAAGCAGCAAAACCAAAGAAGAACTGGAAAGTAAAACCAAAGAATTGGGCAATTTGACTAAAGATCTGGGTGAAAGCTTAAACCGCCAGCTGGATAAGGTTAGGGGCAAGGACAGATCTGAACCCGTTGAGGACCCGGTTGTGGTGCAAGACCTCCCACCCGAAGCCGCGCGGGGCGAAGATAATGAACTAACCCGGGCCAAACCCACGGAAGATAAAGTAGAAGTGGTTGACCTGCCCCCGGAAGCACAACTGACCAGGGAAGAAGAGCAGGCCGGGGAGACGAATGAGTCAGCGGTTAAGAATGGGGACGAGACTGAGGTTAAAGCTGAAGATCCGTCGGCGGATAAAAAATAG
- the glmU gene encoding bifunctional UDP-N-acetylglucosamine diphosphorylase/glucosamine-1-phosphate N-acetyltransferase GlmU, which translates to MELAAVILAAGKGTRMKSDLPKVLHPVGGKPMLGHVLDAVAQAGATQRIVVAGFGARQVIDFVGNDARVVLQEKQLGTAHALLQAEDELKDFSGDLLVVCGDTPLLRGSTLANLARHHRETGAAATLLTAEMADPTGYGRVIRAANGNVARIVEQKDASPEELQVKEINTGVYCFKVPGLFAALKEISPANAQGEYYLTDIIGIFTQRGMNVQAVALADAQEVQGINDRIQLSRAAAVLRRRTLDDLMASGVTIVDPNNTYIDQGVKIGRDSTILPFTFLLGNTEVGSGCTIGPGSKITDCMIGEQVEIQYSVAIASRIGSGAVVGPYAYIRPGTVVGEQVKIGDFVEIKKSTIGKGSKIPHLSYVGDAVIGEKVNVGAGTITCNYDGKNKYQTILEDNAFIGSNTNLVAPVKVGQGAVVAAGSTITKDVPPNALGVARERQTNVEDWVKRRDSK; encoded by the coding sequence ATGGAACTTGCTGCAGTAATCCTGGCAGCAGGTAAGGGAACCAGGATGAAGTCAGACCTGCCAAAAGTCCTGCACCCTGTTGGCGGCAAGCCAATGTTAGGTCATGTGCTTGACGCAGTGGCCCAGGCTGGCGCTACCCAAAGAATAGTGGTGGCTGGTTTTGGGGCCCGGCAGGTAATTGACTTTGTCGGTAATGATGCCAGGGTGGTATTGCAAGAAAAGCAGTTAGGTACGGCCCACGCTTTATTGCAAGCCGAGGATGAACTAAAAGATTTTTCCGGTGATCTGTTAGTGGTTTGCGGGGATACACCACTTTTAAGAGGCAGTACTTTAGCTAATCTGGCCCGGCATCACCGGGAAACAGGGGCGGCAGCAACCTTACTTACTGCCGAGATGGCCGATCCCACCGGCTATGGCCGGGTTATCCGGGCCGCCAACGGTAATGTAGCACGTATTGTGGAACAAAAGGACGCAAGCCCGGAGGAGTTGCAGGTTAAGGAAATCAACACCGGTGTATATTGTTTTAAGGTACCCGGTTTGTTTGCCGCCTTAAAGGAAATATCCCCGGCCAATGCCCAGGGGGAATATTATCTTACTGATATTATTGGCATATTTACCCAAAGAGGAATGAATGTACAAGCGGTGGCTCTGGCAGATGCTCAGGAGGTTCAGGGCATTAATGACCGTATCCAGCTGTCCCGGGCGGCAGCGGTGCTTCGCCGCAGGACTCTGGATGACCTGATGGCCTCGGGGGTCACTATTGTAGATCCCAATAATACATACATTGATCAAGGGGTTAAGATTGGTCGAGACAGCACTATTTTACCCTTCACCTTTCTTTTGGGGAATACGGAGGTAGGCTCCGGTTGCACCATCGGCCCCGGCAGTAAAATTACCGACTGTATGATTGGTGAACAAGTGGAGATACAATACTCGGTGGCCATAGCAAGCCGTATCGGTAGCGGTGCAGTAGTGGGCCCTTATGCCTATATCCGACCTGGTACAGTGGTTGGTGAACAAGTGAAGATCGGCGACTTTGTGGAAATTAAAAAATCCACAATTGGCAAAGGCAGTAAAATACCCCACTTAAGTTATGTGGGGGATGCTGTCATCGGAGAAAAGGTCAACGTTGGGGCAGGTACCATCACCTGCAACTATGACGGTAAAAATAAATATCAAACCATCCTTGAAGATAATGCCTTCATTGGCAGTAATACCAACCTGGTGGCCCCGGTAAAGGTGGGCCAGGGTGCGGTGGTGGCCGCCGGTTCCACCATTACCAAAGATGTCCCACCCAATGCCCTGGGCGTGGCCAGGGAACGGCAAACCAATGTAGAAGACTGGGTGAAGAGAAGGGATAGTAAATAG
- a CDS encoding GntR family transcriptional regulator yields MSEPRLQPIKLDAYKPLREVVFETLREAIITGKLEPGERLMEIQLAEEMGVSRTPVREAIRKLELEGFVVMIPRKGAYVAGISHKDITDVFEVRAALEALAAGLAAERATEEEIENLNRSLIAYSEQTNRQNITGIVETDTDFHDLLYKCSRNERLIMIITHLREIIQRVRTVSLSQPGRSKDAIEEHRQIVDAIADRNVELAQTLAREHIYNAENIMLNSLKGAKQEK; encoded by the coding sequence ATGAGCGAACCCCGTTTACAACCAATAAAGTTAGATGCATATAAGCCTTTAAGGGAGGTAGTGTTTGAAACTTTACGGGAGGCTATCATTACCGGTAAGTTAGAGCCGGGGGAACGGCTGATGGAAATACAGTTGGCCGAAGAGATGGGTGTGAGCCGTACTCCGGTTAGGGAAGCCATACGGAAGCTGGAACTGGAAGGATTTGTGGTGATGATTCCCCGCAAGGGAGCCTACGTGGCCGGAATTTCCCACAAAGATATAACCGATGTTTTTGAAGTACGGGCGGCATTGGAGGCACTGGCAGCCGGCTTGGCCGCAGAACGCGCCACCGAAGAAGAGATAGAAAACCTGAACCGTTCGTTAATAGCCTATTCCGAGCAAACCAACCGGCAAAATATTACCGGCATTGTGGAAACAGATACTGATTTTCACGATTTGCTTTATAAGTGCAGTCGTAATGAACGACTAATCATGATTATTACTCACCTGCGGGAAATCATTCAAAGGGTAAGGACGGTGTCATTATCCCAACCGGGCCGTAGTAAAGATGCCATCGAGGAGCACCGGCAAATAGTTGATGCCATTGCCGATCGTAATGTGGAATTAGCCCAGACCCTGGCCCGGGAACACATATATAATGCCGAGAACATTATGCTTAATTCCCTTAAGGGGGCCAAACAGGAAAAATGA
- a CDS encoding ferritin-like domain-containing protein — translation MQLTVSDILDVAIKSEESSCKFYKDMAAKAQNPVTEKVLLKLAQDEQDHLNYLLWLKSGKPINEQVYFDGFEEAGELYPEMSPGEVLQVAMQREGAAAKMYRQMADIFKKHPDKQFIFERMAREEDTHSAAIAKMMEQF, via the coding sequence ATGCAGCTTACTGTTAGCGATATTTTAGATGTGGCTATTAAATCAGAGGAGAGCAGTTGTAAATTTTATAAGGATATGGCCGCCAAAGCCCAGAATCCTGTCACAGAAAAAGTACTTTTAAAGCTGGCCCAGGATGAGCAAGACCACCTGAACTATCTGCTCTGGCTGAAATCAGGGAAACCAATTAATGAGCAGGTTTATTTTGACGGGTTTGAGGAAGCCGGGGAATTATACCCGGAAATGTCTCCCGGGGAAGTTTTACAAGTGGCGATGCAGCGGGAGGGTGCTGCAGCCAAAATGTACCGCCAAATGGCAGACATATTTAAGAAACACCCGGATAAACAATTTATCTTTGAACGCATGGCCAGAGAAGAGGATACCCACAGCGCAGCCATAGCCAAAATGATGGAACAATTCTAA
- the ilvA gene encoding threonine ammonia-lyase yields the protein MTNTFVTLQQILEARQRLAGVSRSTPLDQSETFSVMTGCQVFFKLENLQKTGSFKLRGAYNKIAALGREAANGVVAASAGNHAQGVAFAASRAGIPATIVMPEGAPITKVQATEAYGAKVVLKGQVYDEAFAAAEEIQRQSGAVFVHAFDDPLVIAGQGTVGLELLEELPDVEAVLVPIGGGGLISGVGCAIKEQKPNVQIIGVQAAAAPSMLEACRTGKVQELKSAYTIADGIAVRRPGQLTFDMVRKYVDQIVTVDDEEIAWSILMLLERSKLVVEGAGAVGLAALLYKKCGLAGKKVAIVLSGGNIDVNVVSIIIERGLVKAGRYLRLRTVITDKPGSLQRLVGCLAQSGANIISIAHDRIKPNVPLKQAEVEISLETRNHQHIEQIVETMHKMGYGVEILK from the coding sequence GTGACTAATACTTTTGTGACGCTACAGCAAATTTTAGAAGCCAGACAGAGATTAGCCGGGGTGAGCCGCAGTACCCCGTTGGATCAATCGGAAACATTTAGCGTAATGACCGGCTGCCAGGTGTTTTTCAAACTGGAGAATCTACAAAAAACAGGCTCCTTTAAATTGCGGGGTGCTTACAATAAAATTGCTGCTCTAGGCCGGGAAGCTGCCAACGGCGTGGTGGCTGCTTCTGCCGGTAATCACGCCCAGGGGGTAGCCTTTGCCGCCAGCCGGGCCGGTATTCCGGCCACCATTGTGATGCCCGAAGGGGCGCCCATCACTAAAGTGCAGGCCACCGAAGCCTATGGGGCCAAGGTGGTGCTGAAGGGTCAGGTTTATGATGAGGCCTTTGCTGCCGCAGAAGAGATTCAGCGCCAGAGTGGGGCTGTGTTTGTGCATGCCTTTGATGACCCGCTGGTCATCGCCGGACAGGGTACCGTGGGCCTGGAGTTGCTGGAAGAGTTGCCGGATGTTGAGGCTGTTTTAGTGCCCATTGGCGGCGGTGGGCTTATTTCCGGGGTAGGCTGTGCCATCAAGGAGCAAAAACCCAATGTACAAATTATTGGCGTACAGGCGGCAGCGGCTCCCAGTATGCTGGAGGCCTGCCGGACCGGTAAGGTGCAAGAGTTAAAATCGGCTTATACAATTGCCGACGGGATCGCCGTAAGGCGCCCGGGGCAACTGACCTTTGATATGGTACGCAAGTATGTGGATCAAATTGTTACGGTGGATGATGAGGAAATTGCCTGGTCCATTTTGATGTTGCTGGAACGCTCTAAACTGGTGGTGGAAGGAGCCGGTGCTGTTGGTTTAGCAGCACTGCTGTATAAAAAGTGTGGCCTGGCGGGTAAAAAAGTGGCCATTGTACTCAGCGGTGGTAATATTGATGTAAATGTGGTTTCCATTATTATTGAGCGGGGTCTGGTTAAGGCCGGTCGCTATTTACGGTTACGCACCGTTATAACGGATAAACCGGGCTCATTGCAAAGATTAGTGGGGTGTCTGGCCCAGTCCGGGGCCAACATTATTTCCATCGCGCATGACCGAATAAAGCCTAATGTACCTTTAAAACAAGCAGAGGTGGAAATTTCTTTGGAAACCCGCAATCACCAACATATTGAACAAATTGTCGAAACCATGCATAAAATGGGGTATGGCGTAGAAATTTTGAAATAG
- a CDS encoding NTP transferase domain-containing protein, with protein sequence MIDALVLAGSLNNGPLCHCSAAKYEALIKIGPEAIVSYVIKALLQSGEIRRVMVVGPPELQEILPPRIIYVPSTQTVMENLRRGCGLAKGQLLVTTADIPLLTPESVQGFLKLCGDRSADLYFPVVPREIVEQKYPGVKRTYIHFKEGIVTGGNIFLVNPRVVDRCLTVGQELVDLRKSPLALARRVGLKLLLKLLCRALSLREAEARASQLLGIAGRAVICRYPEIGVDVDKPSDLKLVSQVLGYHFSPEDANAEVIYRLN encoded by the coding sequence ATGATTGACGCCCTGGTGTTAGCCGGCAGTTTAAATAACGGACCGCTGTGTCACTGCAGTGCGGCTAAATATGAAGCGTTAATTAAAATTGGGCCGGAAGCCATAGTAAGCTATGTGATTAAGGCTCTGTTACAATCCGGGGAGATAAGGCGGGTCATGGTGGTGGGGCCGCCGGAATTGCAGGAAATACTGCCGCCGCGCATAATTTATGTGCCATCGACTCAAACTGTAATGGAGAATTTACGCCGGGGTTGCGGTCTGGCCAAGGGTCAGCTGTTGGTAACCACAGCGGATATTCCACTGCTTACGCCTGAATCAGTACAAGGATTTCTAAAGCTGTGCGGCGACCGGAGTGCTGATCTGTATTTTCCGGTGGTGCCCCGGGAAATAGTGGAACAAAAATACCCGGGGGTTAAAAGAACATATATTCATTTTAAAGAAGGGATTGTCACCGGGGGCAACATTTTTTTGGTTAATCCTCGGGTGGTGGATAGATGTCTGACAGTGGGTCAGGAATTGGTGGATTTGCGTAAGAGTCCCCTGGCTTTGGCCCGCCGGGTGGGGCTAAAGCTTTTGTTAAAACTTCTGTGCCGAGCCCTTTCTTTGCGTGAGGCTGAGGCCAGGGCTTCGCAATTGCTGGGTATAGCAGGCCGGGCGGTAATATGCCGTTACCCTGAAATTGGGGTGGATGTGGATAAACCAAGCGATTTAAAACTGGTGAGCCAGGTACTGGGCTATCATTTTTCGCCGGAAGACGCCAATGCTGAGGTTATTTACAGGTTAAATTAA